In Phyllobacterium zundukense, one DNA window encodes the following:
- a CDS encoding type II secretion system F family protein yields the protein MITTIAKAMHDPAFIFAVLVGISIFATLVTFLMPMLSGSGLKSRMKSVALERDQIRSRERARMATESEGRRKNSGNSLRIMERQGVRQFVERLDLQRALADEKTVSSLRTAGFRGQNALNIFLAARFGLPFVTLGLAAFWIFGMGGLADKSTMIRMAACFAGAYVGFYLPNLYVRNAGSKRQQSIQMAWPDALDLMLICVESGMSIEAAFKKVSEEIGVQSAELAEELVLTNAELSFLPERRQAYDNLAIRTGLDTVKSVVQALVQSERYGTSIGSALRVLSDESREARLMAAEKKAAALPPKLTVPMIVFLLPVLFAVILGPAFIQISAQGGIFGPASPK from the coding sequence ATGATTACCACCATTGCCAAAGCCATGCACGACCCGGCCTTCATCTTTGCGGTCCTTGTCGGGATCTCCATTTTTGCGACACTCGTGACTTTTCTCATGCCGATGCTTTCAGGCTCGGGTTTGAAATCGCGGATGAAGTCGGTTGCGCTGGAGCGGGACCAAATCCGCTCGCGTGAACGGGCGCGCATGGCGACCGAGAGCGAAGGTCGCCGCAAGAATTCCGGTAATTCCTTGCGCATAATGGAACGGCAAGGCGTCCGGCAGTTCGTCGAGAGGCTGGATCTTCAACGGGCACTTGCCGACGAGAAGACGGTTTCCTCCCTGCGCACGGCCGGCTTTCGCGGACAGAATGCCCTCAACATCTTCCTGGCGGCACGTTTCGGGCTGCCATTCGTGACGCTCGGCCTGGCTGCCTTCTGGATTTTCGGCATGGGTGGCCTGGCTGACAAGTCGACGATGATCCGGATGGCTGCCTGTTTCGCCGGCGCCTATGTCGGCTTTTATCTGCCAAATCTCTATGTGCGCAATGCCGGTAGCAAACGTCAGCAATCAATCCAGATGGCTTGGCCCGACGCGCTGGACCTGATGCTGATCTGCGTTGAATCGGGCATGTCTATCGAGGCAGCTTTCAAGAAGGTTTCTGAGGAAATCGGCGTTCAGTCCGCCGAGCTTGCCGAAGAACTCGTGCTGACCAATGCCGAGCTTTCATTTTTGCCCGAGCGGCGTCAGGCCTATGACAATCTTGCGATCCGCACCGGGCTCGACACGGTCAAATCGGTGGTGCAGGCCCTCGTTCAGTCCGAACGCTACGGAACGTCAATTGGAAGTGCTTTGCGTGTCCTTTCCGATGAAAGCCGCGAGGCGCGCTTGATGGCTGCCGAGAAGAAGGCGGCTGCATTGCCGCCTAAACTGACTGTGCCGATGATCGTCTTCCTGCTGCCGGTGCTCTTCGCCGTCATTCTTGGCCCCGCCTTCATTCAGATATCCGCACAGGGCGGTATATTCGGCCCGGCGTCGCCCAAATGA
- a CDS encoding type II secretion system F family protein — protein MFGLDLAQLAFVGLIALAFAGLAYVFFFESMARQKKTDDRLKSVKLAATDSLGKFAVRDRQAEAVKRRKSVQDTLKDIEVRQKLRDKNIKSPPLKMLIQQAGMKVPVHRFYLYSVITGIIVAVLGVVLGSPLYLAPGLFLVGAFGLPRWFVYFRRGRRIKAFLREFPNAIDVIVRAIRSGLPLNDGIRLIAQESQEPVRGEFRRSVDAQQVGVSIPESAMRMSEYMPCPEASFFGIVIQIQSQAGGNLSEALGNLSRVLRDRKKMEAKVQALSMEAKASAYIIGALPFIVATLVYLTSPKYIMILFQTDTGHVILGCAATWMSIGIMVMKKMINFKF, from the coding sequence ATGTTCGGGCTTGATCTGGCGCAACTCGCCTTTGTCGGCCTCATCGCGCTGGCGTTCGCGGGCCTGGCCTACGTCTTCTTCTTTGAATCGATGGCCCGTCAGAAGAAGACGGACGATCGCCTAAAATCTGTCAAGCTGGCCGCAACGGACAGCCTCGGCAAGTTTGCGGTTCGGGACCGCCAGGCCGAAGCTGTCAAACGCCGCAAATCCGTTCAGGATACGTTGAAGGACATCGAAGTACGCCAAAAGCTGCGTGACAAGAATATCAAGTCGCCGCCGCTTAAGATGCTGATCCAGCAAGCCGGGATGAAGGTGCCGGTGCACCGGTTCTATCTCTATTCCGTCATTACGGGCATCATCGTCGCCGTATTGGGTGTCGTTCTTGGCTCGCCGCTCTATCTCGCGCCGGGATTGTTTCTGGTAGGTGCTTTCGGTCTGCCCCGCTGGTTCGTCTATTTTCGGCGGGGTCGTCGCATCAAGGCTTTCCTCAGGGAGTTTCCCAACGCCATCGATGTGATTGTGCGTGCCATTCGATCCGGCCTGCCGCTCAATGATGGAATTCGGCTTATTGCGCAAGAATCGCAGGAACCGGTACGCGGCGAATTTCGCCGTTCGGTAGATGCTCAGCAGGTTGGCGTGAGCATTCCTGAATCGGCGATGCGCATGTCCGAATATATGCCGTGCCCCGAAGCCAGCTTTTTCGGCATTGTTATCCAGATCCAGTCACAGGCGGGTGGTAACCTTTCCGAAGCACTCGGCAATCTTTCTCGTGTCCTGCGCGACAGAAAAAAGATGGAAGCCAAGGTCCAGGCGCTATCGATGGAAGCCAAGGCTTCGGCCTATATCATTGGTGCGCTGCCGTTCATCGTTGCAACACTGGTCTATTTGACCAGCCCTAAATACATCATGATCCTTTTCCAGACCGACACGGGTCACGTCATCCTCGGTTGTGCCGCCACATGGATGTCGATTGGCATCATGGTCATGAAGAAGATGATCAACTTCAAGTTCTGA
- a CDS encoding CpaF family protein: protein MFGKRGGAGGNQQVQEFRAVALETVLPPVAAIAAEASRLPRDILEPRRSPVEAPKPVAPPLREKNEAYYDTKSQVFAALIDTIDLAQLSKLDPEVAREEIRDIVNDIIAIKNFAMSISEQEELLDDICNDVLGYGPLEPLLARDDIADIMVNGARKTYIEVQGKVQESGVRFRDNQQLLNICQRIVSQVGRRVDESSPICDARLPDGSRVNVIAPPLAIDGPVLTIRKFKKDKLTLDQLVRFGAISPAGAELLQIIGRVRCNIVISGGTGSGKTTLLNCLTNYIDKDERIITCEDSAELQLQQPHVVRLETRPANLEGEGEITMRELVKNCLRMRPERIIVGEVRGPEVFDLLSAMNTGHDGSMGTIHSNSPRECLSRIESMIAMGGFALPQKTVREIIVGSVDIIIQAARLRDGSRRITHVTEVIGMEGDVIITQDLVVYQITGEDANGRLTGHHVSTGISRPHFWEKARYYNEDRRLANALDSMETVRN, encoded by the coding sequence ATGTTCGGTAAACGCGGCGGCGCCGGTGGAAATCAACAGGTTCAGGAATTTCGGGCGGTAGCGCTCGAGACAGTGTTGCCGCCTGTTGCAGCAATAGCGGCCGAAGCCAGCCGGTTGCCCCGGGATATTCTGGAGCCAAGGCGTTCTCCGGTCGAGGCTCCAAAGCCGGTCGCACCGCCGTTGCGCGAGAAGAATGAAGCCTATTACGATACGAAATCGCAGGTTTTCGCTGCACTGATCGACACCATCGATCTTGCGCAACTGTCAAAGCTTGATCCCGAGGTCGCACGCGAGGAAATCCGCGATATCGTCAATGACATCATCGCGATCAAGAACTTCGCCATGTCGATTTCAGAGCAGGAGGAACTGCTCGACGACATTTGCAACGATGTTCTCGGCTACGGCCCGCTTGAGCCGCTGCTTGCCCGCGACGACATAGCCGATATCATGGTCAATGGTGCCCGCAAGACCTATATCGAAGTGCAGGGCAAGGTCCAGGAATCCGGCGTCCGGTTCCGCGACAACCAGCAGCTTCTCAATATCTGCCAGCGTATCGTCAGTCAGGTTGGCCGCCGTGTCGATGAATCGAGCCCGATCTGCGATGCGCGTTTGCCCGACGGTTCCCGCGTCAATGTCATTGCGCCGCCGCTCGCCATCGACGGCCCGGTCCTGACCATTCGTAAATTCAAGAAGGACAAGCTGACCCTTGACCAGCTCGTCCGCTTCGGTGCGATTTCTCCGGCCGGCGCGGAATTGCTGCAAATCATCGGGCGTGTCCGCTGTAACATCGTCATCTCCGGCGGTACGGGTTCGGGCAAGACGACACTTCTGAATTGCCTGACGAATTACATCGACAAGGATGAGCGCATCATCACCTGCGAGGACTCGGCGGAATTGCAATTGCAGCAGCCGCATGTGGTGCGCCTCGAAACGCGACCGGCGAACCTGGAAGGCGAAGGCGAGATCACCATGCGTGAGCTCGTCAAGAACTGCCTGCGCATGCGTCCCGAGCGGATCATCGTCGGCGAAGTGCGCGGACCGGAGGTCTTCGATCTCCTTTCGGCGATGAACACCGGCCACGATGGGTCCATGGGAACCATCCACTCCAACAGTCCGAGGGAATGCCTGAGCCGTATCGAATCGATGATCGCCATGGGCGGCTTTGCCCTGCCGCAGAAAACCGTGCGTGAAATCATCGTCGGTTCTGTCGATATCATCATCCAGGCGGCGCGCCTTCGCGATGGTTCGAGGCGCATTACCCACGTGACCGAGGTCATCGGCATGGAAGGTGATGTGATCATCACACAGGATCTGGTCGTCTATCAGATCACCGGCGAGGACGCCAATGGCAGGTTGACCGGGCACCATGTTTCGACCGGTATCAGCCGGCCGCATTTCTGGGAAAAGGCGCGCTACTACAATGAAGACCGCCGTCTCGCCAATGCTCTCGATTCAATGGAAACGGTGAGGAACTGA
- a CDS encoding AAA family ATPase has translation MSQLAFETENQPGDNSDRSTGSGLHAHRPIPRISIQAFCESDAVAKQIGRASEDRRMAKAHTQVHMGGVERAVELFQTVPTPNLILLETSVAPRDMLQNLAALSEVCDPSTKVVIIGHYNDVWLYRELIRNGISEYMVAPIDLAEIIGVIGGLFVDPEAKPLGNAIAFIGAKGGVGASTIAHNIAWAISSLFKNEVVIADMDLPYGTANINFDQDPAQGIAEAVFSPERIDDVYLDRLLAQCAENLSLLAAPSTLDRVFDFRDDSFAHLIDVAQRSVPHVILDVPHSWNGWTRTTLARADEVVIVASPELANLRNTKNLLDTLKQLRPNDAHPRLILNQVGIPKRPEIAPLDFCSPLGILPMATIPFDPALFGSAANNGRMLAETDSGNPIVQSINEIAHILTGRMTLKAKKKPGLSSVLSRLKRKK, from the coding sequence ATGAGTCAGTTGGCCTTTGAAACAGAAAATCAGCCAGGGGATAACAGCGACCGATCCACGGGATCGGGTCTGCACGCTCATCGGCCGATTCCACGGATATCGATCCAGGCCTTTTGCGAAAGCGACGCTGTTGCCAAGCAGATCGGGCGTGCAAGCGAAGACCGCCGCATGGCCAAGGCCCACACCCAAGTGCATATGGGCGGCGTAGAGCGCGCCGTCGAATTGTTCCAGACGGTGCCGACGCCCAACCTGATTCTGTTGGAAACATCGGTCGCACCGCGCGATATGCTGCAAAACCTTGCCGCGCTATCGGAGGTGTGCGACCCCAGCACCAAAGTGGTTATCATTGGTCATTACAATGACGTCTGGCTCTATCGCGAGCTGATCCGCAATGGTATTTCCGAATATATGGTCGCGCCAATCGATTTGGCCGAAATCATCGGGGTGATCGGCGGGTTGTTCGTCGATCCGGAGGCAAAGCCCCTTGGCAATGCCATTGCGTTCATCGGTGCAAAGGGTGGTGTCGGCGCCTCGACCATTGCACACAACATTGCCTGGGCAATCTCCTCGCTCTTCAAGAACGAGGTGGTTATCGCCGATATGGACCTGCCCTATGGCACGGCGAACATCAATTTCGATCAGGACCCGGCACAAGGGATTGCGGAAGCCGTATTTTCTCCCGAGCGCATCGATGATGTCTATCTCGATCGCCTGCTGGCGCAATGTGCCGAAAACCTTTCGCTTCTTGCAGCCCCGTCAACACTCGATCGCGTCTTCGATTTCCGCGACGATTCCTTTGCCCACCTGATCGATGTGGCGCAGCGGTCCGTTCCCCACGTCATTCTCGATGTGCCGCACTCCTGGAACGGATGGACCCGCACAACGCTGGCGCGTGCCGATGAGGTGGTTATCGTCGCATCGCCGGAACTGGCGAATCTTCGCAACACGAAGAACCTGCTCGATACGCTGAAGCAGCTTCGCCCCAACGACGCGCACCCCAGGCTCATACTCAATCAGGTTGGTATCCCCAAGCGCCCCGAAATCGCTCCGCTCGATTTTTGCAGTCCGCTCGGGATCTTGCCGATGGCCACGATCCCCTTCGATCCGGCGCTGTTTGGCAGTGCTGCAAACAATGGACGGATGCTGGCAGAAACCGATTCTGGCAATCCGATTGTTCAGAGCATCAACGAGATTGCCCACATCCTGACGGGCCGCATGACGCTGAAGGCCAAGAAGAAGCCGGGACTGTCTTCGGTTTTGTCCAGGTTGAAGCGCAAGAAGTAG
- a CDS encoding CpaD family pilus assembly protein, whose translation MSVANKSLPMKPVLALLAVTLLAGCASRDMTVNSIPDDYRTNHPIVISEKEQIVDIPIGHADTKLSMSQRSIVQNTIANYRSNGSGVIHILLPTGSPNERAASRLRNDVAATLRRGGVKPFNISSERYPAGGSESPPMRLAYSAMTASTAPCGQWPKDVLDTADNKHYANFGCANQNNLAAQTANPADLLGPRATTPIDAERRGVVIDGYRKADSWVYEPAMEVDY comes from the coding sequence ATGTCAGTAGCGAACAAGTCTCTCCCCATGAAGCCGGTCCTGGCTCTGCTTGCCGTAACATTGCTGGCGGGCTGCGCATCGCGCGACATGACCGTCAACAGCATTCCGGATGACTACCGGACCAACCATCCGATCGTGATCTCGGAGAAAGAGCAGATTGTCGATATTCCGATCGGTCATGCGGACACCAAATTGTCGATGTCACAGCGCAGCATCGTCCAGAACACGATAGCCAATTATCGCAGCAACGGTTCCGGTGTCATTCATATCCTGCTTCCGACCGGTTCGCCGAACGAGCGGGCCGCCTCACGCTTGCGAAATGACGTCGCTGCAACCCTGCGCCGGGGCGGCGTCAAGCCATTCAACATCTCCAGCGAGCGCTATCCCGCTGGCGGCAGCGAGTCGCCGCCCATGCGCCTGGCCTATTCGGCGATGACGGCGTCGACCGCGCCATGCGGTCAATGGCCGAAGGATGTGCTCGATACGGCTGACAACAAGCATTATGCCAATTTCGGCTGCGCCAATCAGAACAATCTGGCCGCACAGACCGCCAATCCGGCCGACCTGCTCGGACCGAGAGCAACGACGCCAATCGATGCTGAACGGCGCGGCGTCGTCATCGACGGCTACCGGAAAGCAGATTCGTGGGTCTACGAGCCGGCCATGGAAGTCGATTATTAA
- a CDS encoding type II and III secretion system protein family protein — translation MDKRGDRLSRSWRAVAVVLGCGLAAVPLHSTAIAESNVVKLNQSQGGAKRINLGLSKSLVVDLPADAYDILVANPTVADAVTRTARRIYLFGKQVGQTNVFVFGPNGEQLASFDLVIERDVAGLESSLKKYIPDSDIKVELMNDNVILTGTVQTPLDAKRASDLANLLVSGGEATTGQYAITASGQGGSNGGGGSDVAISDPDEARQTSKIVNLIQIVGEDQVTLKVTVAEVSRSVMKQLGVNLIARGSSDGIDYSAVSENLASLVGKSLSNSGASLGAQIGSTAIQSYLNAMELAGVMKTLAEPTLTAVSGEKATFKVGGEYNLIDGQTVEERSDGTERVGQTHKVIEYGIGLEFLPVVLSPGRISLRVRTSVSEPTLESPVAVSAGISKPSTTIISLRKRLADTNVELPSGGSIMIAGLIRDETRQAISGFPGLSKVPVLGTLFRSREFVRNETELVIIVTPYLVRPVARTALARPDDNFNPPSDAAGIFLGKVNRVYGTKEANLPDGRYEGVVGYIYK, via the coding sequence ATGGATAAGCGCGGCGATCGCCTATCCCGTTCCTGGAGAGCAGTAGCGGTTGTCCTTGGCTGCGGATTGGCAGCCGTTCCATTGCACAGCACGGCAATTGCCGAGAGCAACGTCGTGAAGCTGAACCAGAGTCAGGGCGGGGCCAAGCGCATCAATCTGGGCTTGAGCAAGTCGCTGGTTGTTGACCTTCCGGCCGACGCTTATGACATTCTCGTTGCCAATCCGACGGTCGCCGACGCTGTTACCCGCACGGCGCGCCGCATCTATCTCTTCGGCAAGCAGGTCGGGCAGACCAATGTCTTCGTCTTTGGCCCGAATGGTGAGCAGCTTGCCAGTTTCGATCTGGTTATCGAGCGCGACGTCGCGGGGCTTGAGAGCAGCCTGAAGAAATACATTCCGGATTCCGACATCAAGGTCGAACTCATGAATGACAACGTGATCCTGACCGGAACAGTCCAGACGCCGCTCGATGCCAAGAGGGCGAGTGACCTCGCCAATCTTCTGGTCTCAGGCGGTGAAGCGACAACGGGACAATATGCGATCACTGCATCCGGACAGGGCGGCAGCAATGGCGGCGGCGGTTCGGACGTTGCGATCAGCGATCCGGACGAAGCACGCCAAACCAGCAAGATCGTCAATCTCATTCAGATCGTGGGCGAGGATCAGGTCACCCTCAAGGTGACGGTGGCCGAGGTCAGCAGATCAGTCATGAAACAGCTTGGCGTCAATTTGATTGCGCGGGGCAGTTCGGATGGCATCGACTATTCCGCCGTGTCCGAAAACCTGGCATCGCTCGTGGGCAAAAGCCTCTCCAATTCAGGCGCAAGTCTCGGGGCCCAAATAGGCAGCACCGCCATTCAGTCCTATCTCAATGCAATGGAACTGGCAGGCGTGATGAAAACCCTCGCCGAGCCGACATTGACGGCGGTCTCTGGCGAAAAGGCCACATTCAAGGTCGGCGGCGAATACAATCTGATCGATGGACAGACTGTCGAGGAGCGCTCGGACGGTACTGAGCGGGTCGGCCAGACCCATAAGGTCATCGAATACGGCATTGGCCTCGAGTTTTTGCCGGTTGTATTGTCGCCAGGACGTATCAGCCTGAGAGTGCGAACTTCGGTATCGGAGCCGACGCTGGAATCGCCGGTGGCGGTGAGTGCAGGTATCAGCAAACCTTCCACCACTATTATCTCCCTACGCAAACGGCTCGCCGACACGAATGTCGAGCTGCCCTCTGGCGGTTCCATCATGATTGCAGGCCTCATACGTGACGAAACACGGCAGGCCATCTCCGGTTTTCCCGGTTTGTCGAAGGTTCCGGTCCTCGGCACCTTGTTTCGCAGCCGTGAATTTGTGCGCAACGAAACGGAACTTGTGATCATCGTCACGCCATATCTTGTACGCCCGGTTGCACGGACGGCGCTCGCCCGCCCCGACGATAATTTCAATCCCCCCAGTGATGCCGCCGGCATTTTCCTCGGCAAGGTCAACCGTGTCTACGGCACGAAGGAAGCCAACCTGCCTGACGGGCGCTACGAGGGCGTCGTCGGTTACATCTACAAATGA
- the cpaB gene encoding Flp pilus assembly protein CpaB, with protein MQKARLVILIVAVAAAGAAGYIATRMKPTTVVVESAQPQIKLQDVLVATENLGVGAEMTGQMRWQAWPEDAIADGYIKRADRPKAEEELRGSTVRLQIFPGEPIREAKLIGKGQSFMSAQLPAGMRAVATQIAAETSAGGFILPDDYVDVIMIRQMEGEQKQYATETILSNIRVLAIDQTIQEDETGQKTKVGSTATLELTPEQAEILTVAQQMASRLSLVLRSVQDAQEQTGPGAEYLVNSPGRAGNVKLIKSGTVTEILGRK; from the coding sequence ATGCAAAAAGCACGTCTTGTCATTTTGATCGTAGCGGTCGCTGCTGCGGGTGCAGCTGGCTATATAGCCACGCGCATGAAGCCGACCACGGTTGTTGTCGAATCCGCGCAACCGCAGATCAAATTGCAGGATGTTCTGGTCGCTACCGAAAACCTCGGCGTCGGAGCAGAAATGACGGGCCAAATGCGCTGGCAGGCATGGCCGGAAGATGCCATCGCTGATGGATATATCAAGCGCGCCGACCGGCCGAAGGCGGAAGAAGAGTTGCGGGGTTCAACTGTACGCCTGCAGATTTTCCCAGGCGAACCAATTCGCGAAGCAAAATTGATTGGCAAAGGCCAAAGCTTCATGTCCGCGCAGCTCCCGGCCGGCATGCGGGCCGTCGCAACGCAAATTGCTGCCGAGACGTCCGCAGGCGGGTTCATTCTGCCCGATGACTATGTCGATGTCATTATGATCCGCCAGATGGAAGGGGAGCAAAAGCAGTATGCGACCGAAACCATTCTGAGCAACATCCGTGTCCTGGCGATCGACCAGACAATCCAGGAAGACGAGACGGGACAAAAGACCAAGGTTGGGTCGACTGCGACGCTCGAACTGACGCCGGAACAGGCAGAAATCCTGACGGTTGCCCAGCAGATGGCAAGCCGTCTGTCACTGGTTTTGCGCTCCGTTCAGGATGCCCAGGAACAGACGGGACCCGGTGCGGAATATCTTGTCAATTCGCCGGGCCGGGCCGGCAACGTCAAACTGATCAAGTCGGGGACAGTTACCGAAATTTTGGGGCGCAAATAA
- a CDS encoding A24 family peptidase — MIEAAILIVFPFAMAFAGVSDLLSMTIQNRVSLILVVSFAVLAPLTGMPWDLYGMHFVAGAAVLAATFALFATGTMGGGDAKLMSATAVWLGWNLGLAEYLLTMSILGGLLTIAILRYRSSHFAVAYTERFEFMRRLARKDVGVPYGIALGLAGLLTFPASPLCLWVINRLAHI, encoded by the coding sequence ATGATTGAAGCGGCCATACTCATCGTTTTTCCATTTGCCATGGCGTTTGCAGGCGTTTCAGACTTGTTATCCATGACAATTCAAAACCGTGTCTCGCTTATCCTTGTTGTATCCTTTGCGGTTCTTGCGCCCCTGACGGGCATGCCGTGGGACCTCTACGGAATGCATTTTGTTGCGGGAGCGGCAGTCCTTGCCGCCACATTCGCGCTGTTCGCCACAGGAACGATGGGCGGGGGCGATGCAAAACTCATGTCCGCCACCGCCGTCTGGCTGGGATGGAATCTTGGACTGGCCGAATATCTTCTGACCATGTCCATACTCGGCGGTCTGCTGACGATCGCAATCCTCCGCTACCGGAGCTCGCATTTTGCCGTCGCCTATACCGAGCGGTTTGAGTTCATGCGCCGCCTTGCGAGAAAAGATGTAGGCGTGCCTTATGGAATTGCACTTGGCTTGGCCGGCTTGCTGACCTTCCCGGCTTCGCCTTTGTGCCTGTGGGTGATCAATCGCCTGGCGCACATCTGA
- a CDS encoding Flp family type IVb pilin: MKRSVNAILDVFARFQRDETGATAIEYTLIASLVSIGVIVGAGILGVSVKDLYIGLADDVTEAMN; encoded by the coding sequence ATGAAACGCAGCGTGAATGCGATCCTCGACGTTTTTGCCCGCTTCCAAAGGGATGAGACTGGTGCGACTGCCATTGAATATACGCTGATCGCGTCACTCGTCAGCATCGGCGTCATCGTTGGGGCGGGGATACTCGGGGTATCAGTCAAGGATCTGTATATCGGTCTTGCTGACGACGTAACAGAAGCCATGAATTGA
- a CDS encoding pilus assembly protein N-terminal domain-containing protein, whose amino-acid sequence MVRIRGHHIRSYGLAAGMTLAAVLSAVTTTNAETGIHVVMNQARILKLARPADTVVVGDPEIADAVVKDSRTVVLTGKGFGITNIVIMDADGAAIVDDQVMVSRSVANTTRVYRRAYVQTLSCTPYCETAQKTEAEKASDAQIGGN is encoded by the coding sequence ATGGTTCGCATTAGAGGCCACCACATCCGCTCTTATGGACTGGCAGCAGGAATGACCCTGGCGGCTGTCCTGTCAGCAGTCACGACGACCAATGCCGAAACCGGCATTCATGTCGTGATGAACCAGGCAAGAATTCTGAAACTGGCCCGGCCCGCCGATACGGTCGTCGTGGGAGATCCGGAAATCGCCGATGCCGTCGTCAAGGATTCGCGCACCGTTGTTCTTACCGGCAAGGGTTTCGGGATCACCAATATCGTCATCATGGATGCGGATGGCGCCGCGATCGTCGATGACCAGGTTATGGTCAGCCGCAGTGTGGCCAATACGACCCGCGTTTACCGCCGCGCCTATGTCCAGACACTCTCATGCACACCCTATTGCGAGACAGCGCAGAAGACCGAGGCTGAAAAGGCATCTGACGCCCAGATCGGCGGCAATTGA
- a CDS encoding TadE/TadG family type IV pilus assembly protein — MLRNTDKFLDDQSLAENARSRPSLTARFCANRRGTVAIEFALIALPFFLLIFAIIEVSLSFTAQQVMSNAADDIARRLRTGEITAAAIKADGALKNEICPKLFMHATGCPDLFVDLQTYTSFAAVPLTLPLNSAGDVDTTKLTIAPGGASTINQLRIFYRWPVLTDLMKHRIETVEGQGKTMLFSTATWRNEPYL; from the coding sequence ATGTTGCGGAATACCGATAAATTTCTTGATGATCAGAGCCTTGCCGAAAACGCACGTTCGCGCCCCTCATTGACTGCGCGCTTCTGCGCCAACAGGCGCGGCACGGTGGCAATCGAATTCGCCCTGATCGCCCTTCCCTTCTTCCTGCTGATCTTCGCCATTATCGAAGTCAGCCTGAGCTTCACCGCGCAGCAGGTCATGTCAAACGCTGCCGACGACATCGCACGGAGGCTGCGCACGGGGGAGATCACGGCTGCCGCCATCAAAGCTGACGGCGCGCTAAAGAATGAAATTTGCCCCAAATTGTTTATGCATGCCACCGGTTGTCCCGACCTGTTTGTTGATTTGCAGACTTACACAAGTTTCGCCGCGGTTCCCCTGACACTCCCGCTCAACTCGGCCGGCGATGTCGATACGACCAAGCTGACGATCGCGCCCGGCGGCGCGAGCACGATCAATCAATTGCGCATCTTCTATCGCTGGCCGGTCCTCACCGACCTGATGAAACATCGCATCGAAACTGTCGAGGGCCAGGGAAAGACAATGCTCTTTTCGACTGCGACCTGGAGAAACGAACCCTATCTTTGA
- a CDS encoding TadE/TadG family type IV pilus assembly protein translates to MKAYKRQIMAAGRLATLAKRFLRDRRGVAAMEFAFIAPVLIVLYLGSVEVTSGFDVNKKLGRATNMVADLVTQQQTITTDQIKGIMNIAAAILLPYKSDVPQITVTAINIPASGSATVAWSRRMVNSSFTTPFAAGSTVVIDANLMIPGTSVIRVETSMAYVPLMPFNFKDTVSTTAGVSTMGLSMAKTSFGRVRQGVAVACSNC, encoded by the coding sequence ATGAAAGCCTATAAAAGACAGATAATGGCGGCCGGAAGACTAGCGACACTCGCCAAGCGCTTCCTGAGAGACAGACGCGGCGTCGCGGCAATGGAATTCGCGTTCATCGCACCTGTCCTGATCGTGCTCTATCTCGGCAGCGTTGAAGTGACCTCGGGGTTCGACGTCAACAAGAAGCTCGGCCGCGCCACCAATATGGTCGCCGATCTCGTGACACAGCAGCAGACAATCACCACGGACCAGATCAAAGGCATCATGAATATCGCCGCAGCTATTCTTTTGCCTTACAAGAGTGACGTACCTCAGATTACCGTGACAGCCATCAATATTCCGGCTTCAGGCTCGGCCACGGTCGCCTGGTCGCGGCGAATGGTCAACAGTTCATTCACGACACCTTTTGCGGCGGGTAGCACCGTGGTCATCGATGCCAATCTGATGATACCCGGGACATCGGTAATCCGTGTCGAAACGTCAATGGCCTATGTTCCCTTGATGCCCTTTAACTTCAAAGACACGGTGAGCACGACAGCCGGCGTATCGACGATGGGGCTCTCCATGGCAAAGACGTCCTTTGGCCGCGTTCGCCAAGGTGTTGCTGTCGCCTGTTCCAACTGCTGA